A portion of the Burkholderia sp. GAS332 genome contains these proteins:
- a CDS encoding Acetyl esterase/lipase, producing the protein MRIARLDMDALKTPYSFVPASSGPAQADSTALDVTDVQIEGHAQDITLRLYRQPQKTSLPVLLYFHGGGFTKGSIDQADYAARYFAEHLPALVVSVGYSLAPQFPFPAAPEDAHRAALWVQTRARAFGGNSKKVGVAGHDAGGQLANCLAFIARDRGDVRIAAQALFGPMLDPSLTRLGDEKRLGSDITAKECAACYRAYLPQASQRMHPYAAPLESSRLAGLPATLIATAQNDVLHVEAEKYASSLIDAGVLTQVVRYPSVSHAALADHPPALQEAVQFFQWRFDARAHR; encoded by the coding sequence ATGCGCATTGCGCGGCTCGACATGGATGCATTAAAAACGCCGTACTCCTTTGTGCCCGCCAGCAGCGGCCCGGCACAGGCAGACAGCACGGCACTCGACGTCACTGACGTGCAGATCGAAGGACACGCGCAGGACATCACGTTGCGTTTGTACCGGCAGCCACAGAAAACCTCACTGCCGGTATTGCTTTATTTCCACGGCGGCGGTTTTACCAAGGGCTCGATCGATCAGGCCGACTACGCCGCGCGGTATTTCGCAGAACACTTACCGGCTCTCGTCGTCTCGGTCGGTTACTCGCTGGCGCCGCAGTTTCCGTTTCCGGCGGCACCTGAAGACGCCCATCGCGCGGCCTTGTGGGTGCAGACGAGAGCACGCGCGTTTGGCGGGAATAGCAAGAAGGTCGGCGTGGCGGGCCACGATGCGGGCGGGCAGTTGGCCAACTGCCTCGCTTTCATCGCACGTGACCGCGGCGACGTGCGCATCGCCGCGCAAGCGCTGTTCGGACCGATGCTCGATCCGAGCCTCACGCGCCTCGGCGACGAAAAGCGCCTCGGCTCGGACATCACCGCGAAGGAATGCGCGGCCTGTTATCGCGCGTATCTGCCGCAAGCGTCGCAACGCATGCATCCGTATGCCGCGCCGCTCGAATCGTCGCGCCTTGCGGGCCTGCCGGCCACGCTGATCGCGACGGCGCAAAACGACGTGCTGCACGTGGAAGCGGAGAAGTACGCGAGCAGTCTGATCGACGCGGGTGTGCTGACCCAGGTGGTCCGCTATCCCAGCGTCTCGCACGCCGCGTTAGCCGATCATCCGCCGGCCTTGCAGGAAGCGGTGCAATTTTTTCAGTGGCGCTTCGATGCGCGCGCCCATCGCTGA
- a CDS encoding membrane fusion protein, multidrug efflux system, which produces MTVLPLSRRRVAIAALVVIAVAGLGTFGAIRVDASSPTAPTIVPEVDVATVVQKTITDWQSYSGRLEAVEKVDVRSQVPGTIVSVNFKDGALVKKGDTLFVIDPRPYAAEVDRAEAQLAAAQARTGYTQSDWERAQRLIADNAIAKRDYDEKQNAAREASANLKAAQAAVETAQINLGYTKIVAPVAGRVSRAEITVGNVVAAGASSAPLTTLVSVSPIYASFDVDEQTYLQFLSRAKDGTKVPVDLGLADESGYSRSGTIESVDNRLDTSSGTIRVRARFDNQDGALIPGLYARVKVGGSAPHPALLIDDAAVGTDQDKKFVLVVDQSNHVVYREISVGSMQGNLRVVKDGLQATDRIVVNGIQRVRPGDAVRAHMVPMTADQDPNGAPLAQTRAKAADKNS; this is translated from the coding sequence ATGACTGTCCTTCCTCTTTCCCGTCGCCGTGTGGCGATTGCTGCGCTCGTCGTCATCGCCGTGGCCGGGCTGGGCACGTTCGGCGCCATTCGCGTCGACGCGAGCTCGCCCACCGCACCGACCATCGTGCCTGAGGTCGATGTCGCCACTGTGGTGCAAAAGACCATCACCGACTGGCAAAGCTATTCGGGCCGCCTCGAAGCGGTCGAAAAAGTGGACGTCCGTTCGCAGGTGCCGGGCACGATCGTGTCCGTCAACTTCAAGGACGGCGCGCTCGTAAAGAAGGGCGACACGCTGTTCGTGATCGATCCGCGTCCGTATGCCGCCGAAGTCGATCGCGCCGAAGCCCAGCTTGCGGCAGCGCAAGCGCGCACGGGCTACACGCAAAGCGATTGGGAGCGTGCGCAACGTCTGATCGCCGACAACGCGATCGCCAAGCGCGATTACGACGAGAAGCAGAACGCCGCGCGCGAAGCGAGCGCCAACCTGAAGGCCGCGCAAGCCGCCGTCGAAACCGCACAAATCAATCTCGGCTACACGAAGATCGTCGCGCCGGTGGCGGGCCGTGTGTCGCGTGCGGAAATCACGGTGGGCAATGTAGTGGCGGCGGGTGCAAGCTCGGCGCCGCTGACCACGCTGGTGTCGGTTTCGCCGATCTACGCATCGTTCGACGTCGATGAACAAACCTACCTGCAATTCCTGAGCCGCGCGAAGGATGGCACCAAGGTGCCGGTGGACCTGGGTCTGGCGGATGAAAGCGGCTACTCGCGCAGCGGCACGATCGAATCGGTCGACAACCGACTGGATACGTCGTCCGGCACGATCCGGGTGCGCGCGCGCTTCGATAACCAGGATGGTGCATTGATCCCGGGTTTGTACGCGCGGGTGAAGGTCGGCGGCAGCGCGCCGCACCCGGCACTGCTAATCGACGATGCGGCAGTGGGTACGGATCAGGACAAGAAGTTCGTGCTGGTGGTCGACCAGAGCAATCACGTCGTCTATCGGGAAATCTCCGTGGGCAGCATGCAGGGCAACCTGCGCGTCGTCAAAGACGGTTTGCAGGCGACCGACCGGATCGTTGTGAACGGCATCCAGCGCGTGCGTCCGGGCGATGCAGTGCGCGCTCATATGGTGCCGATGACCGCCGATCAGGATCCGAACGGCGCGCCGCTCGCGCAGACGCGGGCGAAAGCAGCGGACAAGAATTCGTGA
- a CDS encoding multidrug efflux pump, with amino-acid sequence MNISKFFIDRPIFAGVLSVLILLGGIISLFKLPISEYPEVVPPSVVVHAQYPGANPKVIAEAVAAPLEEQINGVENMLYMQSQANSDGNLTLTVTFKLGTNPDLATQLVQNRVNQALPRLPEDVQRLGITTIKSSPTLTMVVHLISPNNRYDMTYLRNYALLNVKDRLARIQGVGEVQLWGSGDYAMRVWLDPQKVAQRGLTATEVVNAIREQNIQVAAGVIGASPSVPGTQLQLSVNARGRLRTEGEFGDIIVKTAPDGGVTYLRDIARVELAASEYGLRSLLDNKPAVALAINQAPGANSLAISDQVRAAMKELAEDMPAGVEYKIVYDPTQFVRSSIEAVIHTLLEAIALVVIVVIVFLQTWRASIIPLIAVPVSIVGTFSLLLAFGFSINALSLFGMVLAIGIVVDDAIVVVENVERNIESGLSARDATYKAMQEVSGPIIAIALTLVAVFVPLAFMTGLTGQFYKQFAMTIAISTVISAFNSLTLSPALSAMLLRGHGAKEDFLTRVMNRVLGRFFKGFNKVFHRGSTEYGRGVRGVLRRKGAMLAVYAILLGATVLMSRVVPGGFVPAQDKEYLIAFAQLPNGASLDRTEKVIRDMSAIALKQPGVESAVAFPGLSVNGFTNSSSAGIVFVTLKPFKERGSKKLSAGAIAGALNQQYGAIKDSFVAVFPPPPVLGLGTLGGFKMQLEDHGAVGYAELNKAAEAFVKKAAQTPELGPTFSSYQINVPQLNVDLDRVKAKQLGVPVTDVFNTMQIYLGSLYVNDFNRFGRVYQVRVQADAPFRQRADDILQLKTRNAAGDMVPLSSLVTVTPTYGPEMVVRYNGYTAADINGGPAPGYSSGQAQAAAERVAAETLPHGVKLEWTDLTYQQIIAGNAGLWVFPISVLLVFLVLAALYESLTLPLAVILIVPMSVLSALTGVWLTGGDNNIFTQIGLMVLVGLSAKNAILIVEFARELEHDGRTPLAAAIEASRLRLRPILMTSIAFIMGVVPLVLSSGAGSEMRHAMGIAVFFGMLGVTLFGLMLTPVFYVVLRTLAGGTIHVAQKDAPHLGAPLTDA; translated from the coding sequence ATGAACATATCCAAATTCTTCATCGATCGACCGATCTTTGCCGGCGTGCTATCGGTATTGATCCTGCTGGGGGGCATCATTTCGCTCTTCAAGCTGCCGATTTCGGAGTATCCGGAAGTCGTGCCGCCTTCGGTGGTGGTGCACGCGCAATATCCGGGCGCCAATCCGAAAGTGATCGCGGAGGCCGTCGCGGCGCCGCTTGAAGAGCAGATCAACGGCGTCGAGAACATGCTGTACATGCAGTCGCAAGCCAATAGCGACGGCAATCTCACGCTGACGGTGACCTTCAAGCTCGGCACCAATCCGGACCTCGCGACGCAACTGGTGCAGAACCGCGTCAACCAGGCGCTGCCGCGTCTGCCGGAAGACGTGCAGCGACTCGGCATCACGACCATCAAGAGTTCGCCCACGCTGACGATGGTGGTTCACCTGATCTCGCCGAACAATCGCTACGACATGACGTATCTGCGCAACTACGCGCTGCTCAACGTCAAGGACAGGCTGGCGCGGATTCAGGGCGTCGGCGAAGTGCAGTTGTGGGGTTCGGGCGACTATGCGATGCGTGTCTGGCTCGATCCGCAGAAAGTCGCACAGCGCGGTTTGACCGCGACCGAAGTGGTCAACGCCATCCGTGAGCAGAACATTCAGGTGGCAGCCGGTGTGATCGGCGCATCGCCTTCAGTGCCGGGCACGCAATTGCAGTTGTCGGTGAATGCGCGTGGCCGTTTGAGGACTGAGGGCGAATTCGGCGACATCATCGTCAAAACCGCGCCGGATGGTGGCGTGACGTACCTGCGTGATATCGCACGTGTCGAACTGGCGGCGTCGGAATACGGCCTGCGTTCGCTGCTCGACAACAAGCCGGCTGTTGCGCTCGCCATCAATCAGGCGCCCGGTGCGAATTCGCTGGCGATTTCCGATCAGGTTCGCGCGGCGATGAAAGAGCTGGCGGAAGACATGCCGGCGGGCGTCGAGTACAAGATCGTCTATGACCCGACGCAGTTCGTGCGCTCGAGTATCGAGGCCGTGATCCATACGCTGCTCGAAGCGATCGCGCTGGTGGTGATCGTGGTGATCGTGTTCCTGCAGACCTGGCGCGCGTCGATCATTCCGTTGATTGCGGTACCGGTGTCGATTGTCGGGACGTTCTCGTTGCTGCTGGCATTCGGCTTCTCGATCAACGCGTTGTCATTGTTCGGGATGGTGCTTGCTATCGGGATCGTGGTGGACGATGCGATCGTGGTGGTGGAGAACGTCGAACGGAACATCGAAAGCGGGCTCAGTGCGCGCGATGCGACTTATAAGGCCATGCAGGAAGTGAGTGGGCCGATTATCGCCATCGCGCTGACACTGGTCGCTGTGTTCGTACCGCTCGCTTTCATGACCGGCCTGACGGGCCAGTTCTACAAGCAGTTCGCGATGACCATCGCCATCTCGACGGTGATCTCGGCGTTCAACTCGCTGACCTTGTCGCCGGCTTTGTCCGCGATGCTGTTGCGCGGCCACGGCGCCAAGGAGGACTTCCTGACGCGTGTGATGAATCGCGTGCTGGGCCGCTTCTTCAAGGGTTTCAACAAGGTGTTCCATCGCGGCTCGACGGAGTACGGCCGTGGCGTGAGGGGCGTGCTGCGCCGTAAGGGCGCGATGCTCGCGGTCTACGCGATCCTGCTCGGCGCTACGGTGTTGATGTCGCGTGTCGTGCCGGGCGGTTTCGTGCCGGCGCAGGACAAGGAATACCTGATTGCATTCGCGCAATTGCCGAACGGTGCATCGCTGGATCGCACGGAAAAAGTGATCCGCGATATGAGCGCGATCGCGCTGAAGCAGCCGGGCGTGGAAAGCGCGGTGGCATTCCCGGGTTTGTCGGTGAACGGCTTCACCAATAGCTCGAGCGCGGGCATCGTGTTCGTCACGTTGAAGCCTTTCAAGGAACGCGGCAGCAAGAAGCTCTCGGCCGGTGCGATTGCCGGCGCGTTGAACCAGCAGTACGGCGCGATCAAGGATTCGTTCGTGGCGGTGTTCCCGCCGCCTCCGGTGCTCGGCCTCGGTACGCTGGGCGGCTTCAAGATGCAGTTGGAGGATCACGGTGCGGTGGGCTATGCGGAGTTGAACAAGGCTGCGGAAGCATTCGTGAAGAAGGCGGCGCAAACGCCTGAGCTCGGACCGACCTTCTCCAGCTATCAGATCAACGTGCCGCAGTTGAATGTCGATCTGGATCGCGTGAAGGCCAAGCAACTCGGTGTGCCGGTCACGGACGTGTTCAACACGATGCAGATCTATCTGGGCTCGCTGTATGTCAACGACTTCAACCGCTTTGGCCGCGTGTATCAGGTGCGGGTGCAGGCCGATGCGCCGTTCCGTCAGCGTGCCGACGACATTCTGCAACTGAAGACGCGCAATGCCGCGGGCGACATGGTGCCGTTGTCGTCGCTGGTGACGGTGACGCCGACGTATGGTCCGGAAATGGTGGTGCGTTACAACGGTTATACGGCTGCCGACATTAACGGTGGTCCGGCGCCGGGCTACTCGTCGGGCCAGGCGCAAGCCGCGGCTGAGCGCGTGGCAGCGGAAACCTTGCCGCACGGTGTGAAGCTCGAATGGACCGATTTGACGTATCAGCAAATCATCGCCGGCAATGCGGGCTTGTGGGTGTTCCCGATCAGCGTGCTGCTGGTGTTCCTCGTGCTGGCCGCGTTGTATGAAAGCCTGACGCTGCCGCTCGCGGTGATCCTGATCGTGCCGATGAGCGTGCTGTCCGCGCTCACCGGTGTGTGGCTCACGGGTGGCGACAACAACATCTTCACGCAGATCGGCCTGATGGTGCTGGTGGGGCTGTCGGCGAAGAACGCGATTCTGATCGTCGAGTTCGCCCGGGAGTTGGAGCATGACGGGCGTACGCCGCTGGCGGCGGCGATCGAGGCGAGCCGCTTGCGTCTGCGTCCGATTCTGATGACGTCGATCGCTTTCATCATGGGTGTGGTGCCGCTGGTGCTCTCGAGTGGAGCGGGTTCGGAGATGCGTCACGCGATGGGTATCGCGGTGTTCTTCGGCATGCTCGGCGTGACGCTGTTCGGCCTGATGCTGACCCCGGTGTTCTATGTGGTGCTGCGTACGTTGGCGGGCGGGACGATTCACGTCGCGCAGAAAGACGCACCGCATCTTGGGGCGCCGTTGACGGACGCCTGA
- a CDS encoding outer membrane protein, multidrug efflux system, with protein sequence MNRFESLGGWGRAATSGLLVALLAACSVEPTYKRPEVDTPVAFKEAPAAASAASGASAASATSAASPQDTGTWKQAQPADDAHRGEWWTIFGDPQLNALEEQAAAANQDLKAAAARVQQARAVTQAARSDWFPKFDAGFGPTRERASAASQFQPDSAGGTNGTIWRAQVGASYETDLFGRVGSNVNASRADEQQTEALFRSVQLSLQADVAQNYFQLRELDTDQDLYRRTVALREDTLKLVERRFKEGDIGELDVSRSRNELASARADAVGVARQRAASEHSLAILLGKPPADFSFAEAPLVPVTVRVPPGLPSALLERRPDISAAERAMMAANARVGLAKSAFFPKLDITGGAGFESATLGDLFMWSSRAFILGPFAGTALTLPLFDGGRRKANLAQARSKYDEDVAQYRQQVLVAFREVEDNLADLRLLDDQMREQNDAVVASQRAAHLSRTQYTEGAVSYLDVIDGERQVLISQLQASHLSGTQAVATVNLIRALGGGWGDVKPAGDEAVGAVAPASGAVSSTSTSLAASASASASVDQVAKR encoded by the coding sequence ATGAATCGATTTGAATCTTTAGGCGGGTGGGGCCGGGCGGCTACCAGCGGTTTGCTGGTGGCGTTGCTCGCGGCCTGCTCCGTGGAGCCCACGTATAAGCGGCCGGAGGTGGATACGCCGGTTGCGTTCAAGGAAGCGCCTGCCGCTGCGTCGGCTGCGTCAGGTGCGTCGGCTGCATCGGCTACGTCCGCCGCATCGCCGCAGGACACGGGCACCTGGAAGCAGGCTCAACCTGCCGATGACGCGCATCGGGGCGAATGGTGGACGATTTTCGGCGACCCGCAGCTCAACGCGCTGGAAGAGCAGGCGGCTGCGGCCAATCAGGACCTGAAGGCGGCTGCGGCACGCGTGCAACAGGCGCGTGCGGTGACGCAGGCGGCGAGGTCGGACTGGTTCCCGAAGTTCGACGCGGGCTTTGGCCCGACGCGTGAACGGGCGTCGGCGGCCTCGCAGTTTCAGCCTGATAGCGCGGGCGGGACGAACGGCACGATCTGGCGTGCGCAGGTTGGCGCATCGTATGAAACCGATCTGTTTGGGCGGGTCGGTTCGAACGTGAATGCGTCGCGGGCCGACGAGCAGCAAACTGAAGCGCTGTTCCGGTCGGTGCAGTTGTCGCTGCAGGCTGATGTTGCGCAGAACTACTTCCAGTTGCGCGAGCTCGACACGGACCAGGATCTGTACCGCCGCACCGTGGCGTTGCGGGAAGACACGCTGAAGCTGGTCGAGCGCCGTTTCAAGGAAGGCGATATCGGCGAGCTGGATGTTTCGCGTTCACGCAACGAACTGGCGAGTGCACGTGCCGATGCAGTGGGCGTGGCGCGTCAACGGGCGGCCTCCGAGCACAGTCTGGCGATTCTGCTCGGTAAGCCGCCGGCGGATTTCTCGTTCGCGGAGGCACCGCTCGTGCCGGTGACGGTGCGTGTGCCGCCGGGTTTGCCTTCTGCGTTGCTCGAACGTCGGCCGGACATTTCGGCTGCGGAACGGGCGATGATGGCGGCGAATGCGCGGGTCGGTCTGGCGAAGTCAGCGTTCTTCCCGAAGCTCGATATCACGGGCGGGGCTGGCTTTGAATCAGCGACGCTGGGCGATCTGTTCATGTGGTCGAGCCGCGCGTTTATTCTCGGACCGTTCGCGGGTACTGCGCTGACGCTGCCTTTGTTCGACGGTGGCCGCCGCAAGGCCAACCTCGCGCAAGCGCGCTCGAAGTATGACGAGGATGTCGCGCAATATCGTCAACAGGTGCTGGTGGCGTTCCGTGAGGTCGAGGACAACCTGGCCGATCTGCGCTTGCTCGACGATCAGATGCGTGAGCAGAATGACGCGGTTGTGGCCTCGCAGCGTGCGGCGCATCTGTCGCGCACGCAGTACACGGAAGGCGCGGTGAGCTATCTGGATGTGATCGACGGCGAACGGCAGGTGCTGATCTCGCAGCTGCAGGCGAGTCATCTGTCGGGTACACAAGCGGTGGCGACGGTCAATCTGATTCGCGCGCTGGGCGGCGGTTGGGGCGATGTGAAGCCTGCGGGCGATGAAGCCGTCGGGGCGGTAGCGCCGGCTTCGGGTGCGGTTTCTTCGACTTCGACTTCGCTTGCTGCATCTGCTTCCGCTTCTGCGTCGGTGGATCAGGTCGCGAAGCGCTAG
- a CDS encoding Helix-turn-helix domain-containing protein, with protein MLPFEAEEVISALGSKIALARRARSWTQADLAAKMGVSVNTVVNLEKGRPSVAFGQVVMAMWLVDSLDLLRLATRPEDDPVIVKQAMSRLPRRVRSTQR; from the coding sequence ATGCTGCCGTTCGAAGCCGAGGAAGTCATCTCCGCCTTGGGAAGCAAAATCGCGCTCGCGCGCCGAGCCCGGTCATGGACTCAGGCGGATCTCGCCGCGAAGATGGGCGTCAGTGTGAACACCGTGGTCAACCTTGAGAAGGGCCGACCGTCTGTTGCATTCGGCCAAGTCGTCATGGCGATGTGGTTGGTCGACAGCCTGGATCTGCTTAGACTTGCCACACGACCGGAGGACGATCCAGTGATCGTGAAACAGGCGATGAGCCGTCTGCCACGCCGAGTGCGATCAACACAGCGTTAA
- a CDS encoding D-methionine transport system substrate-binding protein, giving the protein MRISLITARRFFKARSLTLVAAFGLALALSATPAAAADTPTLKIGIATSPQIEALKVAAREAKEQGLDVKIIEFTDWNTPNAALANKDIDVNYFQHIPFLENAKKQGGYNFVAIAPGTIMKIGLYSKKIKRFDELRDGATVAIANDPVNGGRGLLLLQRAGLIKLTPGIDYRATTLDIIDNPKHLKIVQLEASQLARSLDDVDLAQGYPSFIKLAGTTDPNSALLFDGVENKNYAIQWVVRPESVNDPRIRKFISIYQHSPAVRAALDKAFGNLYAVAW; this is encoded by the coding sequence ATGCGCATTTCTCTGATCACTGCACGGCGCTTTTTCAAGGCGCGTAGTCTGACGCTCGTCGCCGCATTCGGCCTTGCGCTGGCGTTGTCTGCAACACCCGCAGCCGCGGCCGACACGCCCACGCTGAAAATCGGCATCGCCACCAGTCCGCAAATCGAGGCGCTCAAAGTGGCGGCGCGCGAAGCGAAGGAGCAAGGGCTCGACGTGAAGATCATCGAGTTCACCGACTGGAATACGCCGAACGCGGCGCTTGCCAACAAGGATATCGACGTCAACTATTTCCAGCACATCCCGTTTCTCGAGAACGCAAAGAAGCAGGGCGGCTATAACTTCGTCGCCATTGCGCCGGGCACGATCATGAAGATCGGTCTGTACTCGAAGAAGATCAAACGCTTCGACGAATTGAGAGACGGCGCCACCGTCGCCATCGCAAACGATCCGGTCAACGGCGGCCGCGGTCTGTTGTTGCTGCAACGCGCCGGTCTCATCAAGCTGACGCCGGGCATCGACTATCGCGCCACTACGCTCGACATCATCGACAACCCGAAGCACCTGAAGATCGTTCAACTCGAGGCCTCGCAATTGGCCCGTTCGCTGGATGACGTCGATCTCGCGCAAGGCTACCCGAGCTTCATCAAGCTCGCGGGCACGACCGATCCGAATAGCGCATTGCTGTTCGACGGCGTCGAAAACAAGAACTACGCGATCCAGTGGGTCGTGCGCCCGGAAAGCGTCAACGATCCGCGTATCCGCAAGTTCATTTCGATCTATCAGCATTCGCCCGCTGTGCGCGCCGCGCTCGACAAAGCCTTTGGCAATCTCTACGCCGTCGCCTGGTAA
- a CDS encoding FMN-dependent oxidoreductase, nitrilotriacetate monooxygenase family, with the protein MARKKILLNAFNMNAVGHINHGLWTHPRDRSAHYTDLDYWTSLAQTLERGKFDGIFLADIVGVYDVYQGGPETPLRESVQIPINDPSLIVPAMAHVTKHIGFGVTSNLTYEPPYLFARRMSTLDHLTKGRVGWNIVTGYLDSAARGMGLGQQISHDDRYDRADDYMDVVYKLWEQSWEDDAVVRDRAARIFSHPDKVHRVKHDGPYYSIDAIHLSEPSPQRTPVLYQAGSSSRGVDFAARHAECVFVGGQNKQLTRSIVDDIRARAVSFGRAPDDIKIFAGITVVVGETERAAQEKFEEYRRYASAEGGIAHFSSSTGIDFSQYELDEPISYVKTESMQSAVEAISKKSVSGVWTKRKVLEQMTLGGRAKPVVGSPQQIADELVSWIEEAGVDGFNLTRTVMPESFEDFVDLVVPELQNRGVYKEDYDPAPTLREKLFGGGRARLPDVHAGAQHRRNAQAGARSTVEA; encoded by the coding sequence ATGGCGAGGAAAAAGATTCTGCTGAACGCGTTCAACATGAATGCGGTCGGCCATATCAATCATGGCCTGTGGACGCATCCGCGCGACCGTTCCGCGCACTACACCGACCTCGACTATTGGACGAGCCTCGCGCAAACGCTCGAGCGGGGCAAGTTCGACGGGATCTTTCTTGCCGATATCGTCGGCGTGTACGACGTTTATCAGGGCGGCCCGGAGACCCCGTTGCGCGAATCCGTGCAGATTCCGATCAACGATCCATCGCTGATCGTGCCCGCGATGGCGCATGTGACGAAGCACATCGGTTTCGGTGTGACGTCGAATCTGACTTACGAGCCGCCGTATCTGTTCGCGCGCCGCATGTCGACGCTGGATCACCTGACCAAGGGCCGGGTGGGCTGGAACATCGTCACCGGTTATCTGGACAGCGCGGCGCGCGGCATGGGTCTCGGGCAACAGATCAGCCATGACGATCGTTACGATCGCGCGGACGATTACATGGACGTGGTCTACAAGCTTTGGGAGCAAAGCTGGGAAGACGACGCGGTGGTGCGCGATCGCGCGGCACGCATCTTCTCGCATCCTGACAAGGTGCATCGCGTGAAACACGACGGTCCGTACTATTCGATCGACGCCATTCATTTGAGCGAGCCGTCGCCGCAACGCACGCCGGTTCTGTATCAGGCGGGTTCGTCGAGCCGCGGCGTCGATTTCGCGGCGCGTCACGCGGAATGCGTGTTTGTCGGTGGCCAGAACAAGCAGCTCACGCGCTCTATCGTCGACGACATTCGGGCGCGAGCGGTGAGCTTCGGCCGCGCGCCTGACGATATCAAGATCTTTGCCGGCATCACCGTTGTAGTTGGCGAAACTGAACGCGCCGCACAGGAGAAATTCGAAGAGTACCGGCGTTATGCAAGCGCTGAGGGCGGCATCGCGCATTTCTCCAGTTCGACCGGCATCGACTTCTCGCAGTACGAACTGGATGAGCCGATTTCGTATGTGAAGACGGAATCGATGCAATCGGCCGTTGAGGCGATTTCGAAGAAGAGCGTGAGCGGTGTCTGGACCAAACGCAAGGTGCTCGAGCAGATGACGCTCGGTGGCCGCGCGAAGCCCGTCGTCGGATCGCCGCAGCAGATCGCGGACGAGCTGGTGTCGTGGATAGAAGAGGCTGGCGTCGATGGATTCAACCTGACGCGTACGGTCATGCCCGAATCGTTCGAAGACTTCGTCGATCTGGTAGTTCCGGAACTACAGAATCGTGGCGTCTACAAGGAAGACTACGACCCGGCGCCGACGCTGCGCGAAAAGCTATTCGGCGGTGGCCGCGCGCGACTGCCTGACGTGCATGCCGGGGCGCAGCATCGGCGTAATGCACAAGCCGGCGCGCGATCTACCGTGGAAGCCTGA
- a CDS encoding D-methionine transport system ATP-binding protein gives MANLFDVPQFIEDAPSLALNHVSADAAHEAVVFDDVGKVFSGTRGVSTAALANVTLKVARGEVFGIIGRSGAGKSTLLRLVNGLEKPSSGAVRVNGVSVGELDERGLVTLRRRIGMVFQHFNLLSAKTVRDNIALPLKIAGAPKAAIDKKVDALLELVGLSTKRDAYPASLSGGQKQRVGIARALVTDPDILLCDEATSALDPETTQAILALLRDINQRLNLTIVLITHEMQVIREVCDTVAVIERGEVVETGSVWRVFGDPQHDATRALLRTLVHDLPADLAARVKPLHEIAQTDARILLDVRFTGSDASEPDLGGLTSALSADGGRVSFVHGGIDRIQGHAQGRLVVSAEVRADADSTVHKQVAALLERARQYANHVEVLGYV, from the coding sequence ATGGCTAATCTTTTCGACGTGCCGCAGTTCATTGAAGACGCGCCGTCCCTCGCCTTGAATCATGTTTCGGCCGATGCCGCGCATGAGGCGGTCGTATTCGATGACGTAGGCAAGGTATTCTCCGGCACGCGCGGTGTTTCGACCGCGGCGCTTGCGAACGTCACGCTGAAGGTGGCGCGTGGCGAGGTGTTCGGCATCATCGGCCGCAGCGGCGCCGGCAAATCGACGCTGCTGCGGCTGGTCAATGGTCTGGAAAAGCCAAGTTCCGGCGCCGTGCGCGTGAACGGCGTGAGCGTCGGAGAACTCGACGAACGCGGGCTGGTCACGTTGCGCCGTCGTATCGGCATGGTGTTTCAGCATTTCAATTTGCTCTCGGCGAAAACGGTGCGTGACAACATTGCGTTGCCTCTGAAAATTGCTGGCGCACCTAAAGCGGCGATCGACAAAAAGGTCGACGCCTTGCTCGAACTAGTCGGCCTGTCGACCAAGCGCGACGCCTATCCGGCGAGCTTGTCCGGCGGCCAGAAGCAGCGCGTCGGGATTGCCCGCGCGCTCGTGACCGACCCGGATATTCTGCTGTGTGACGAGGCGACGTCCGCACTCGATCCTGAAACGACGCAAGCCATTCTCGCGTTGCTGCGCGATATCAATCAGCGGCTCAACCTGACCATCGTGCTGATTACGCACGAGATGCAGGTGATTCGCGAAGTCTGCGATACCGTTGCGGTGATCGAGCGCGGTGAAGTGGTGGAGACCGGTTCGGTGTGGCGCGTGTTCGGCGACCCGCAGCACGACGCAACGCGCGCATTGCTGCGTACCTTGGTGCATGACTTGCCCGCGGATCTGGCGGCGCGTGTGAAGCCGTTGCACGAGATCGCGCAAACGGATGCGCGGATTCTGCTCGACGTGCGCTTCACCGGCAGCGATGCCAGTGAGCCTGACCTGGGCGGGTTGACGTCCGCGTTGAGCGCCGATGGTGGCCGCGTGAGTTTCGTGCATGGCGGTATCGACCGGATCCAGGGGCATGCGCAAGGGCGTCTGGTGGTGTCGGCAGAAGTGCGCGCGGATGCGGACAGTACGGTGCACAAGCAGGTCGCGGCGCTTCTTGAGCGCGCGCGTCAATACGCCAATCATGTCGAGGTGCTCGGCTATGTCTGA